In Cellulomonas sp. Y8, the genomic stretch TGATCGGGACGCTGATCGGAGCCGCGACGCTGGTGCCCGCGAGCGCGCCGTCGGCGTTCCCGGTGCCGGCCTCGGCCGTGGGGCCGCCGGCGGTGCTCCCGGTGCCGGTGCCGGTGGACGACACCGTTCCGTCGCCCAGCACGCCGAGCGCCACGTTCCCGACGGTGATCGGGACGCTGATCGGCGCGGCCACCGCGGTGCCGGAGCCGATGCCCTCGGCGTCCCCGCCGCCGGACGTGGCGGTCGGTGCCGCGGTGCCGCCGACGGCGGGCGTAGTGCCACCGGTGGTGCTGGCGTCGCCGAGGACGCCGAGGGCGACCCCGTCGACGTCGACCGGGATGCTCACCGGGGCGGCGACGCCGGTCCCGGAGGCGATCCCCCCGTCCCCGCCCCCGGCCGTGGCGGTCGGGGCGGTGGCGGGCGCGGCCGGAGCGGCCAGCGCCGTCGCGGACGCGTCGCCGAGGACGCCGACGGCGACCGTCGAGACGTCCACCGGGACGCTGACCGGGGCGGCCACGGCGGTGCCGGAGGCCACCCCCTCGGAGCTCCCCCCGCCGGCGTCGGCCGCCGGGGCGGGCGCCGCCGGGGCGGCGGGCGCGGCCGCGGGTGCCGCGGCGGTGGTCGTCGCATCCCCGAGGACGCCGGCGGCGAGGCCGGTCACGTCCACGGAGACGTCGACGGGTGCCTCGATCCCGAGGCCGGACAGCAGGCCGTCGTCGTCGGCGGCGTAGGCCGACACGGCCCCGGCGACGACGAGGCCGCCGGTCAGCAGAGCGGTGTGGACCGCTCGCCTCATGTTCGTGTGCATGATCGTCTTCCCCTGCTTCTGAGTCGGTGCGCCGGCGTGCGGCGCGAGGGCCCGTGGGGCGCGGCGGCACGGGTGCCGCGGGCGCCGGGGCCCGACTCAGGCGGGGAAGACGGGGACGTCGCGGAGACGGAGCGGGAGCTCGACGCGGTCGCGGGCGGCGGCGAGGAGCCGCGACCCGCCCAGGACCAGCGCGAGAGTCGTGAGGACCGCCAGGACGTCCTGGCCGGCGGGGGTGCGCAGCGGGCTGCCGGCGGAGCCGGTGCCGGACGGGGCCGGGG encodes the following:
- a CDS encoding DUF320 domain-containing protein, whose amino-acid sequence is MRRAVHTALLTGGLVVAGAVSAYAADDDGLLSGLGIEAPVDVSVDVTGLAAGVLGDATTTAAAPAAAPAAPAAPAPAADAGGGSSEGVASGTAVAAPVSVPVDVSTVAVGVLGDASATALAAPAAPATAPTATAGGGDGGIASGTGVAAPVSIPVDVDGVALGVLGDASTTGGTTPAVGGTAAPTATSGGGDAEGIGSGTAVAAPISVPITVGNVALGVLGDGTVSSTGTGTGSTAGGPTAEAGTGNADGALAGTSVAAPISVPITVGDVALGLIGDASTTSTGTGTTGTGGPTAEAGTGDADGTGSGIAVAAPISIPITVGDVALGLVGDASTTSTGTAGTGTPTAEAGDGDTDGPLSGIGIALPVTVPVSIGDLALGVAGDAAVVDPGTGTAPGTGTDPGTGTGTDPGTGTGTDPGTGTDPGTTGPGATTDDGTTTVADVGFTSEVLAAADLAAALDRSAATAAATVPAALAPTGAPAALTVLAALGLVGLGLLLRRIPRVALT